A window of Cucurbita pepo subsp. pepo cultivar mu-cu-16 chromosome LG06, ASM280686v2, whole genome shotgun sequence contains these coding sequences:
- the LOC111796969 gene encoding putative methylesterase 12, chloroplastic, translated as MGNSLICKSKKDVKEIGSRSKRMGRSQRKLQSEEEFLQKQALSLALQQLQLSQRFDGSTSKRIGSTSSRRHNLSDPFCNGKQNQSKRDSRAEVTSGEANLQALDFLENVKEKKFVLVHGEGFGAWCWYKTISLLEEVGLSPIAIDLKGSGIDLTDTNKVDTLVEYSKPLIEYLQGLPDNEKVVLVGHSSGGACVSYALEHFSNKISKAVYICATMVGDGQRPFDVFMEELGSEEIFMKGSKFLIYGNGKDEQPTGFMFEKEQMKGLYFNQSPTKDVALAMVSMRPFPLGPVMEKLSLSPENYETGRRFFVQTLDDHALSPDIQEKLVRENPPERVFKIKGSDHCPFFSKPQSLHKILLEIAQIP; from the exons ATGGGTAACAGCCTGATTTGCAAGTCAAAGAAGGATGTGAAAGAGATTGGATCAAGAAGCAAGAGAATGGGTCGGTCGCAGAGGAAGTTGCAGAGCGAGGAAGAGTTTTTGCAGAAGCAAGCACTCTCGTTGGCTTTGCAACAGCTTCAATTGTCTCAGAGGTTTGATGGATCCACTTCGAAAAGAATTGGGTCGACAAGTTCTCGAAGACATAATCTATCCGATCCATTCTGTAATGGGAAGCAG AATCAGAGCAAGAGAGATTCGAGAGCAGAGGTGACTTCAGGTGAAGCAAATCTGCAG GCACTAGATTTTCTTGAAAAcgtaaaggaaaagaaatttgttttagttCATGGTGAAGGGTTTGGAGCTTGGTGTTGGTACAAAACAATCTCTCTACTGGAGGAAGTCGGATTGTCTCCAATAGCCATTGATCTCAAAGGCTCTGGTATTGATCTAACAGATACAAACAAGGTGGATACTCTAGTTGAGTACTCAAAGCCATTGATTGAGTATCTACAAGGCCTTCCTGACAACGAAAAG GTTGTTCTAGTTGGGCACAGTAGTGGAGGTGCTTGTGTTTCTTATGCTTTAGAACatttctcaaacaaaatatcGAAAGCAGTTTACATTTGTGCAACGATGGTGGGTGATGGGCAGAGACCTTTTGATGTGTTCATGGAAGAG CTTGGATCTGAAGAGATTTTTATGAAAGGCTCGAAGTTTTTGATCTATGGGAATGGAAAAGATGAACAGCCTACAGGATTCATGTTTGAGAAAGAGCAAATGAAGGGGTTGTACTTCAATCAATCTCCTACCAAG GATGTGGCTTTGGCAATGGTTTCAATGAGACCCTTCCCATTGGGTCCAGTCATGGAGAAACTCTCACTGTCCCCTGAAAACTACGAAACCGGGCGTCGATTCTTTGTTCAAACGCTCGATGATCACGCACTCTCACCTGATATACAAGAAAAGCTGGTCAGGGAAAACCCACCTGAAAGAGTTTTCAAGATCAAAGGCAGTGATCATTGCCCTTTTTTCTCTAAGCCacaatcactccacaagatcCTCCTGGAAATTGCTCAAATACCATAA